A single region of the Halopiger xanaduensis SH-6 genome encodes:
- a CDS encoding zinc ribbon domain-containing protein: MKDDERGCPKCGHTETEMDEIATTGSGLSKMFDIQNRKFMVVSCTNCGYSELYRGQSSGNMVDLFLG, from the coding sequence ATGAAAGACGACGAGCGCGGCTGTCCGAAGTGCGGTCACACGGAGACCGAAATGGACGAGATCGCGACGACCGGTTCCGGGCTGTCGAAGATGTTCGATATCCAGAACCGCAAGTTCATGGTCGTCAGTTGCACGAACTGCGGCTACTCCGAGCTGTACCGCGGCCAGAGCTCGGGGAACATGGTCGACCTCTTCCTGGGCTGA
- a CDS encoding ATP synthase subunit A has protein sequence MSQAEDIESVDEDGVIESVSGPVVTATDLDARMNDVVYVGDEGLMGEVIEIEGNLTTIQVYEETSGVGPGEPVENTGEPLSVDLGPGMLDSIYDGVQRPLDVLEDKMGTAFLDRGVDAPGIDLEKQWEFTAEVEEGDEVEPGDVVGVVPETVTIDHKVMVPPDYEGGEVTSIESGEFTVEETVAELSSGEEIQMHQEWPVREARPAGNKETPTEPLVTGQRVQDGLFPLAKGGTAAIPGPFGSGKTVTQQQLAKWSDADIVVYIGCGERGNEMTEVIEDFPELPDPQTGNPLMARTCLIANTSNMPVAARESCIYTGITIAEYYRDMGYDVALMADSTSRWAEAMREISSRLEEMPGEEGYPAYLAAALSEFYERAGKFQLMNGDEGSISVVGAVSPPGGDFSEPVTQNTLRIVKTFWALDADLAERRHFPSINWNESYSLYKDQLDPWWEENVEDDWAETRQWAVDVLDEEDELQEIVQLVGKDALPEDQQLTLEVARYLREAWLQQNALHDVDTYCEPEKTYRMLQAIKTFNDEAFEALDAGVPVDEIQDIDAAPRLNRMGTAEDWEDFIGEIEADLKEQLRALY, from the coding sequence ATGAGCCAGGCAGAAGACATCGAATCCGTCGACGAAGACGGTGTAATCGAAAGCGTGAGCGGTCCGGTCGTGACCGCCACGGACCTCGACGCCCGGATGAACGACGTCGTCTACGTCGGCGACGAAGGGCTGATGGGCGAGGTCATCGAGATCGAAGGAAACCTGACCACGATTCAGGTCTACGAGGAAACGTCCGGCGTCGGCCCGGGCGAACCCGTCGAGAACACGGGCGAGCCCCTTTCCGTCGACCTCGGACCCGGCATGCTCGACTCCATCTACGACGGTGTCCAGCGTCCGCTGGACGTCCTCGAGGACAAGATGGGGACCGCGTTCCTCGACCGCGGGGTCGACGCGCCCGGTATCGACCTCGAGAAGCAGTGGGAGTTCACGGCCGAAGTCGAGGAAGGCGACGAGGTCGAACCCGGCGACGTCGTCGGGGTCGTCCCCGAGACGGTCACCATCGACCACAAGGTCATGGTGCCGCCGGACTACGAGGGCGGCGAAGTGACGTCGATCGAGAGCGGCGAGTTCACCGTCGAGGAGACCGTCGCCGAACTCTCCTCCGGCGAGGAAATCCAGATGCACCAGGAGTGGCCGGTCCGCGAGGCCCGTCCCGCCGGCAACAAGGAGACGCCGACCGAGCCGCTGGTGACGGGCCAGCGCGTCCAAGACGGCCTGTTCCCGCTCGCGAAGGGCGGGACGGCCGCGATTCCCGGTCCCTTCGGTTCCGGGAAGACCGTCACCCAGCAGCAACTCGCCAAGTGGTCCGACGCGGACATCGTCGTCTACATCGGCTGCGGCGAGCGCGGCAACGAGATGACCGAGGTCATCGAGGACTTCCCGGAACTGCCGGACCCGCAGACCGGGAATCCGCTAATGGCCCGGACCTGCCTCATCGCCAACACGTCGAACATGCCCGTTGCAGCCCGCGAATCCTGCATTTACACGGGCATCACAATCGCGGAGTACTACCGCGACATGGGCTACGACGTCGCGCTGATGGCCGACTCCACCTCCCGGTGGGCCGAGGCCATGCGCGAAATCTCCTCCCGACTTGAGGAGATGCCCGGCGAGGAGGGGTACCCCGCATATCTGGCGGCCGCGCTCTCGGAGTTCTACGAGCGCGCCGGCAAGTTCCAGCTGATGAACGGCGACGAGGGGTCGATTTCGGTCGTCGGCGCGGTCTCGCCGCCGGGCGGCGACTTCTCCGAGCCGGTCACCCAGAACACGCTGCGTATCGTCAAGACGTTCTGGGCGCTGGACGCCGACCTCGCGGAACGTCGGCACTTCCCCTCGATCAACTGGAACGAGTCCTACTCGCTGTACAAGGACCAGCTCGACCCGTGGTGGGAGGAAAACGTCGAAGACGACTGGGCGGAGACCCGCCAGTGGGCGGTCGACGTGTTAGACGAGGAGGACGAACTGCAGGAGATCGTCCAGCTCGTCGGGAAGGACGCCCTGCCGGAGGACCAGCAGCTCACGCTCGAGGTCGCTCGCTACCTGCGTGAGGCCTGGCTCCAGCAGAACGCCTTGCACGACGTCGACACCTACTGCGAACCGGAGAAGACCTACCGGATGCTCCAGGCCATCAAGACGTTCAACGACGAGGCGTTCGAGGCGCTGGATGCGGGCGTCCCGGTCGATGAGATTCAGGACATCGACGCCGCGCCGCGGCTCAACCGGATGGGTACCGCCGAGGACTGGGAGGACTTCATCGGCGAGATCGAAGCAGATCTCAAGGAACAACTGCGAGCACTGTACTAA
- a CDS encoding ATP synthase subunit B, giving the protein MKEYQTITEISGPLVFAEVDEPVGYDEIVEIETPQGETLRGQVLESSEGIVSIQVFEGTGGIDRNASVRFLGETMKMPVTEDLLGRVLDGSGNPIDGGPEIVPDKRQDIVGKAINPYSREYPEEFIQTGVSAIDGMNTLVRGQKLPIFSGSGLPHNELALQIARQATVPEEEGEGGSEFAVIFGAMGITQEEANEFMDDFERTGALERSVVFMNLADDPAVERQVTPRLALTTAEYLAFEKDYHVLVILTDMTNYCEALREIGAAREEVPGRRGYPGYMYTDLAQLYERAGRIEGKDGSVTQIPILTMPGDDDTHPIPDLTGYITEGQIVMDRDLNSQGIEPPINVLPSLSRLMDDGIGEGLTREDHGDVSDQMYAAYAEGEDLRDLVNIVGREALSERDNKFLDFADRFEEEFVQQGYDTNRSIDDTLELGWDLLSDLPKAELNRIDEELIEEHYREDETEAAEVTAD; this is encoded by the coding sequence ATGAAAGAATATCAAACGATCACGGAAATCAGCGGTCCGCTGGTGTTCGCCGAGGTCGACGAACCCGTCGGCTACGACGAGATCGTCGAGATCGAAACGCCGCAGGGAGAGACCCTGCGCGGACAGGTACTGGAATCGAGCGAGGGAATCGTCTCGATCCAGGTGTTCGAGGGGACCGGCGGCATCGACCGCAACGCCTCCGTGCGCTTCCTGGGCGAGACGATGAAGATGCCCGTCACCGAGGACCTGCTCGGACGGGTGCTCGACGGCTCCGGGAACCCGATCGACGGCGGTCCGGAGATCGTCCCCGACAAGCGCCAGGACATCGTCGGCAAGGCGATCAACCCCTACTCGCGGGAGTATCCGGAGGAGTTCATCCAGACCGGCGTGTCGGCCATCGACGGCATGAACACGCTGGTTCGCGGCCAGAAGCTGCCGATCTTCTCCGGCTCCGGCCTGCCCCACAACGAACTCGCGCTCCAGATCGCCCGACAGGCGACCGTGCCGGAAGAGGAGGGCGAAGGCGGCTCCGAGTTCGCCGTCATCTTCGGCGCGATGGGGATCACCCAGGAAGAGGCAAACGAGTTCATGGACGACTTCGAGCGCACGGGCGCACTCGAGCGCTCGGTCGTCTTCATGAACCTCGCGGACGACCCGGCCGTCGAGCGTCAGGTCACCCCGCGACTCGCGCTCACCACGGCCGAGTACCTGGCCTTCGAGAAGGACTACCATGTGCTGGTCATCCTCACGGACATGACCAACTACTGTGAGGCGCTGCGCGAGATCGGCGCCGCACGCGAGGAGGTCCCGGGACGCCGTGGCTACCCCGGGTACATGTACACCGACCTGGCCCAACTCTACGAGCGGGCCGGTCGTATCGAGGGCAAGGACGGATCGGTCACCCAGATCCCGATCCTGACGATGCCCGGCGACGACGACACCCACCCGATTCCGGACCTGACGGGCTACATTACCGAGGGTCAGATCGTGATGGATCGGGACCTCAACAGCCAGGGTATCGAGCCGCCGATCAACGTTCTCCCGTCGCTGTCCCGACTGATGGACGACGGGATCGGCGAGGGCCTGACCCGCGAGGACCACGGCGACGTCTCCGACCAGATGTACGCCGCGTACGCGGAGGGTGAGGACCTGCGCGACCTCGTCAACATTGTCGGTCGCGAAGCCCTCTCCGAGCGGGACAACAAGTTCCTCGACTTCGCCGACCGCTTCGAGGAGGAGTTCGTCCAGCAGGGGTACGACACCAACCGCTCGATCGACGACACCCTCGAGCTCGGCTGGGACCTGCTGTCGGATCTCCCGAAGGCGGAACTCAACCGTATCGACGAGGAGCTCATCGAGGAGCACTACCGCGAAGACGAGACCGAAGCGGCCGAAGTGACGGCCGACTGA